The Cydia splendana chromosome 8, ilCydSple1.2, whole genome shotgun sequence genome contains a region encoding:
- the LOC134793017 gene encoding uncharacterized protein LOC134793017, whose product MSPCLKPVLILAMIFTATAFTILGFFIFSPIQKVASETACPDGRFCPPHWLCCEAGCCAPATAPPRRDQEVKEVYRYPWYAQWPVLFLLGTLGGILICCVWCLVFKRSSHRVYMCSLSCCARRPASDHDSAGSVYPPPRYSRCGSFHQAPPPYSEVTSKPDLFPLVITCEEGDGKSGGNYLMVHYFRNYVIRAPGSLSATSTAESLNSSFICNAANEANTVVPPPYSTDFESFTGCGLLRSLSSLTEREPRAPPRSRTVPEPAPRETTAFRENLVTSPVQPMQDPSFDLELELIDCEMYCDGACKPRLGASPPAHRSPARDDNYEHEAYGLRHLFTCPSTELAGACESPPQPTSPTQSRESTLRRPSDERRHRRIDSLKKTPKARKSSLYMPLSVAYPVRTSRVSPGSRVTSRSAPATPCGALVPNLLHFSQRVSATRHGSRSSRCDEENDPLLDAETETRTDHKF is encoded by the exons AAGGTAGCGTCCGAGACAGCCTGCCCTGACGGCCGGTTCTGCCCGCCTCACTGGTTGTGTTGCGAGGCGGGGTGCTGCGCCCCGGCCACAGCGCCGCCCAGGCGGGATCAGGAGGTTAAGGAGGTCTACCGGTATCCGTGGTATGCGCAATG GCCAGTTCTCTTCCTCCTTGGAACACTAGGCGGCATCCTGATCTGCTGCGTGTGGTGCCTAGTCTTCAAGCGGAGTTCACACCGCGTGTACATGTGTTCTTTGTCGTGCTGCGCTCGCCGGCCTGCCTCGGACCATGATTCCGCTGGCTCAGTGTATCCACCGCCTAGATATAGCCGCTGCGGCTCGTTTCATCAGGCTCCACCGCCGTATTCAGAG GTGACAAGCAAACCCGATTTATTTCCATTGGTCATCACGTGTGAAGAAGGAGACGGCAAGTCCGGAGGGAATTACCTGATGGTCCACTACTTTAGGAACTACGTCATTCGAGCGCCGG GTTCTCTATCAGCGACGAGTACTGCAGAATCTCTCAACTCCAGTTTCATATGCAACGCAGCAAATGAA GCAAATACGGTCGTCCCGCCTCCGTATTCCACGGACTTCGAGTCGTTCACCGGCTGCGGCCTGCTACGTTCGCTGTCCTCGCTAACTGAGAGAGAACCCCGTGCTCCTCCGAGATCCCGCACCGTCCCCGAACCTGCACCCAGAGAAACAACAGCTTTCAGGGAAAATCTGGTTACATCACCCGTTCAACCCATG CAAGATCCCTCCTTCGACTTAGAACTAGAGCTGATAGACTGCGAGATGTACTGCGACGGCGCCTGCAAGCCGCGGCTCGGCGCCTCGCCCCCCGCACACCGCTCCCCCGCCCGCGACGACAACTACGAGCACGAGGCCTACGGCCTCCGCCACCTCTTCACCTGCCCCTCCACAGAGCTAGCTGGCGCCTGCGAATCCCCTCCACAGCCAACAAGCCCAACACAATCCAGAGAATCGACTTTAAGAAGACCTAGCGACGAAAGAAGGCACCGGAGGATAGACAGTTTGAAAAAGACTCCGAAGGCCAGGAAGTCGAGCTTATACATGCCTTTGTCAGTGGCTTATCCTGTTAGGACTTCAAGAGTGTCGCCCGGTTCTAGAGTTACATCCCGGTCCGCGCCCGCGACGCCCTGTGGGGCTTTAGTGCCGAATTTGCTTCACTTCAGCCAAAGAGTGTCGGCGACGAGACATGGCTCCCGCTCGTCTAGGTGTGATGAAGAGAATGATCCACTCTTGGACGCCGAGACTGAGACGCGCACCGATCACAAGTTTTAA